In Halogeometricum sp. S1BR25-6, a single genomic region encodes these proteins:
- a CDS encoding PH domain-containing protein, translating into MNRLDPRVQLLWVASAAVSALVVGAVLFAVVTFLSPPFLPSWTPYAAAAVVFLFGALAAVARYRSWGYEVREDSLYLERGVFTRVRTVVPFVRIQHVDSSRGPIERVVGLASTVVYTAGSRGADVAVPGLTADGADELRERLKRLAIRSEGDDAV; encoded by the coding sequence ATGAACCGGCTCGACCCGCGCGTGCAACTGCTCTGGGTCGCCAGCGCGGCCGTCTCAGCGCTCGTCGTCGGCGCGGTGCTGTTCGCCGTCGTCACGTTCCTCTCGCCGCCGTTCCTCCCCTCGTGGACGCCGTACGCGGCCGCGGCCGTCGTGTTCCTCTTCGGCGCTCTCGCGGCCGTCGCGCGCTACCGCTCGTGGGGGTACGAGGTGCGCGAGGATTCGCTGTACCTCGAACGCGGCGTGTTCACCCGCGTGCGGACCGTCGTCCCGTTCGTCCGCATCCAGCACGTCGACTCCTCGCGCGGGCCGATAGAGCGCGTCGTCGGTCTGGCGAGCACCGTCGTCTACACCGCGGGGTCGCGCGGCGCCGACGTGGCGGTGCCGGGCCTCACCGCCGACGGCGCCGACGAACTGCGCGAGCGACTGAAGCGCCTCGCCATCCGCTCGGAGGGCGACGACGCGGTCTGA